A single region of the Arctopsyche grandis isolate Sample6627 unplaced genomic scaffold, ASM5162203v2 HiC_scaffold_470, whole genome shotgun sequence genome encodes:
- the LOC143922125 gene encoding uncharacterized protein LOC143922125: MLRTSPTFLKRLGIAFINNVDRKDIEFLCTSLNTKAITDIDLLTEPLEVQVKNVRDWILLKNIGCTILVSGCDDLVVDEAERSLNDVLCVVKTLMEEPYIVAGGGSIETGISNTLDLYTGTHSLIMREIAVGFLAMPHLLAHNAGLYSIDVISNLKRNIGINRHLGISLRTGSVSDMVNDDAIIQPALVTKSMVMLAIETVQALVRIDDILPSAI, encoded by the coding sequence ATGCTCAGAACTAGCCCAACATTTCTTAAAAGGCTAGGGATCgcttttattaataatgtagatcgtaaagatattgaatttcTTTGTACTTCTCTTAATACTAAGGCCATCACCGATATTGATCTATTGACAGAGCCTTTAGAAGTTCAAGTTAAAAATGTTAGAGATTGGATTTTACTAAAGAATATTGGATGTACAATTTTGGTGAGTGGGTGTGATGATCTTGTCGTTGATGAAGCTGAAAGATCACTTAATGATGTGTTATGTGTTGTTAAAACATTAATGGAGGAACCTTATATTGTTGCTGGGGGTGGATCTATTGAGACTGGTATTTCAAATACCTTGGATTTGTACACGGGAACACATAGTTTAATAATGAGAGAAATAGCTGTAGGTTTCTTGGCAATGCCTCATCTTCTAGCACATAATGCTGGCCTTTATTCAATAgatgtaatttcaaatttaaaaagaaacatCGGTATTAATAGGCATTTAGGAATTAGTCTCAGAACAGGATCCGTTTCAGATATGGTCAATGATGATGCTATTATTCAACCAGCTTTAGTAACTAAGAGCATGGTAATGCTTGCTATAGAAACTGTGCAAGCACTTGTAAGAATTGATGATATCCTCCCATCAgccatttaa